In Pseudomonas sp. MYb327, one DNA window encodes the following:
- a CDS encoding aldo/keto reductase, with translation MSYRTLGHSGLQVSTLTLGTMMFGEQTSTEDSLRIIDKAWDQGINFIDTADVYTNGRSEEIVGEAIASRRQEWVLATKVGFGPVDGMPNRSGLSRKHIFNGIDASLTRLGTDYLDIYYLHREDHNTPLEVTVSAIGDLLRQGKIRYWGLSNYRGWRIAEVIRIADKLGVDRPVISQPLYNIVNRQAETEQITAAQTYGLGVVPYSPLARGVLSGKYAPDVRPDANSRAGRADKRILETEWRVESLRIAQQIQQYTQERGVGIVEFAIAWVLNNSAVTSAIVGPRTEEQWDAYTKAQAVKITAEDEAFIDSLVTSGHASTPGFNDVSHFVSGRKPRNN, from the coding sequence ATGAGCTACCGCACACTGGGTCATTCGGGTTTGCAGGTTTCCACCCTGACCCTGGGCACGATGATGTTCGGCGAACAGACCAGTACCGAAGATTCCCTGCGGATCATCGACAAGGCCTGGGACCAGGGCATCAACTTCATCGACACCGCCGACGTCTACACCAACGGCCGTTCCGAAGAAATCGTCGGTGAAGCCATCGCCAGTCGCCGCCAGGAATGGGTGCTGGCCACCAAGGTCGGCTTCGGTCCGGTGGACGGTATGCCTAACCGCAGCGGCTTGAGCCGCAAGCACATCTTCAACGGCATCGACGCCAGCCTTACGCGCCTGGGCACCGACTATCTCGACATCTACTACCTGCACCGTGAAGACCACAACACGCCGCTGGAAGTGACGGTGTCGGCCATTGGCGATTTGCTTCGCCAAGGCAAAATCCGTTACTGGGGTTTGTCGAACTACCGTGGCTGGCGCATCGCCGAGGTGATTCGGATCGCCGACAAACTCGGTGTCGACCGCCCCGTCATCAGCCAGCCGCTGTACAACATCGTCAACCGCCAGGCTGAAACCGAACAGATCACAGCCGCGCAAACCTACGGCCTCGGCGTGGTTCCCTACAGCCCGCTGGCGCGCGGGGTGCTCAGCGGCAAGTACGCGCCGGACGTGAGACCGGACGCCAACAGCCGCGCCGGACGCGCCGACAAGCGCATTCTGGAAACCGAATGGCGCGTGGAGTCCCTGCGCATTGCCCAGCAGATCCAGCAATACACCCAGGAACGTGGTGTCGGAATTGTCGAGTTCGCGATCGCCTGGGTCCTCAACAACAGCGCCGTCACCTCGGCCATCGTCGGCCCGCGTACCGAAGAGCAGTGGGATGCCTACACTAAGGCGCAGGCAGTGAAGATTACGGCTGAAGATGAAGCGTTCATCGATTCGCTGGTGACATCCGGGCATGCTTCCACGCCGGGGTTCAATGACGTGAGTCACTTTGTGTCAGGCCGCAAACCACGCAATAACTGA
- the rarD gene encoding EamA family transporter RarD: protein MSKGIVLSVTASVLFAVMYYYTSLLTPLSGVEIFGWRMLLTVPCMTVFMVVSGEWKRVAEIVRRVMAKPTLMAALIASSALLGVQLWLFMWAPLNGYSLDVSLGYFLLPLTMVLTGRLAYGERLSYLQKIAVFFACLGVINEVYQVGGFSWATLLVCIGYPTYFVLRKRLASDNLGGLWLDMTLTLPVAIWFVQSGEQGFNVFDQHPWLSLLIPLLGVISASALVVYIIASRLLPFSLFGLLSYVEPVLLLGVALLLGESIKAGEWLTYIPIWMAVLVLVFEGFKHLMRQRRP from the coding sequence TTGTCTAAAGGTATCGTTTTATCGGTCACAGCCTCGGTGCTGTTTGCCGTCATGTATTACTACACATCGCTGCTCACCCCCTTGAGCGGCGTGGAGATTTTTGGCTGGCGGATGTTGCTGACCGTACCGTGCATGACGGTGTTCATGGTGGTGTCCGGGGAATGGAAACGCGTGGCCGAAATCGTTCGGCGCGTCATGGCCAAGCCAACACTAATGGCCGCACTGATCGCCTCCTCTGCACTGCTCGGCGTGCAACTCTGGCTGTTCATGTGGGCGCCGCTCAACGGCTACAGCCTGGATGTCTCGCTGGGTTATTTCCTGCTGCCGCTGACCATGGTCCTGACCGGCCGGCTCGCCTACGGCGAACGCCTGTCTTACCTGCAAAAGATTGCGGTGTTTTTTGCCTGCCTTGGCGTTATCAATGAGGTGTACCAGGTCGGTGGTTTTTCCTGGGCAACCTTGCTGGTGTGCATTGGCTATCCGACCTACTTCGTCCTGCGCAAACGCTTGGCGTCGGACAACCTCGGTGGCTTATGGCTAGACATGACCCTGACGCTGCCCGTGGCAATCTGGTTCGTGCAGAGCGGTGAACAAGGCTTCAATGTGTTTGATCAGCACCCGTGGTTGTCGCTGCTGATCCCGTTGCTGGGCGTAATCAGCGCCTCGGCGTTGGTGGTGTACATCATCGCCAGCCGCTTGCTGCCGTTCAGCCTGTTTGGACTGTTGAGTTACGTCGAACCGGTACTGTTGCTCGGCGTTGCGTTGCTGCTCGGGGAAAGCATCAAGGCCGGGGAATGGCTGAC